In Streptomyces hawaiiensis, one genomic interval encodes:
- a CDS encoding BtrH N-terminal domain-containing protein, whose product MLLIDAQPYVGHHCESTSLVNLLRQREIDLSEPLVFGLGSGLSFTYWRTKQMPAPFLGGRIKPDRLTANITASLGLRLTVRETSSDKWAREQLLQELDSGTVVGLKLDRHHLDYSTDEYRFAAHYVACVGYEDDRFALVETRPLGLGNGPRWQDSSARREPPRTEPPSSTPRNWCMNSWRRSTA is encoded by the coding sequence GTGTTACTCATCGACGCGCAACCGTATGTCGGTCATCACTGCGAATCGACATCCCTGGTCAACCTTCTTCGACAGCGCGAGATCGACTTGTCGGAGCCGCTCGTCTTCGGCCTCGGTAGCGGTTTGTCCTTCACCTACTGGCGTACGAAGCAGATGCCGGCCCCGTTCCTCGGGGGCCGGATAAAACCGGACCGGCTGACCGCCAATATCACCGCATCGCTGGGTCTGCGGCTGACCGTCAGGGAGACCTCCTCGGACAAGTGGGCCCGCGAACAGCTGCTCCAGGAGCTCGACTCGGGGACGGTCGTCGGCCTCAAGCTCGACCGCCACCACCTCGACTACTCCACGGACGAGTACAGGTTCGCGGCCCACTACGTCGCCTGCGTCGGCTACGAGGACGACAGGTTCGCCCTCGTCGAGACCAGGCCGCTGGGGCTTGGAAATGGACCGAGGTGGCAGGACTCCTCCGCGAGGCGGGAACCACCAAGGACCGAGCCCCCATCGAGCACGCCTCGGAACTGGTGCATGAACTCGTGGAGGAGGAGCACCGCCTGA
- a CDS encoding DNA alkylation repair protein, whose translation MEVKAAAGELLAALVAQADADFAVRMQRYFPQEIRALGVRNASVVELANGCFRARPDLPAATRLALTEEVLSRASYHEEVLLGFALLHKVARAGLGSELLDRCEHWLETHVSNWAQCDDLCLKLLYPFFRGHLDQIPRTRRWVASRSPWARRAANVAVVKFVRREVGRTVFELPLSHVFDNCARLMHDKDVYVQKGCGWLLKVTAEIHQDEVAAFLRTWHTEMARDTFRYAIEKMDPETRTSLMALGQGPDR comes from the coding sequence ATGGAGGTGAAAGCGGCCGCCGGGGAACTTCTGGCGGCCCTCGTGGCGCAGGCCGACGCGGACTTCGCGGTCAGAATGCAGCGGTACTTCCCGCAGGAGATTCGCGCGCTCGGCGTGCGCAACGCCTCCGTCGTCGAGCTCGCGAACGGCTGCTTCCGTGCGCGGCCGGACCTTCCCGCGGCGACCCGGCTGGCCCTGACGGAAGAGGTGCTGTCACGCGCCTCGTACCACGAAGAGGTCCTGCTGGGTTTCGCGCTCCTGCACAAGGTGGCCAGGGCCGGGCTGGGCAGCGAACTCCTCGACCGCTGTGAGCACTGGCTCGAAACCCATGTCTCCAACTGGGCGCAGTGCGACGACCTGTGCCTGAAACTGCTGTACCCGTTCTTCCGCGGCCACCTCGACCAGATCCCGCGGACGCGACGCTGGGTCGCATCCCGGTCGCCCTGGGCGAGGCGCGCCGCGAACGTGGCCGTCGTGAAGTTCGTCCGGCGCGAGGTGGGGCGGACGGTGTTCGAACTGCCCCTGTCGCACGTCTTCGACAACTGCGCCCGGCTCATGCACGACAAGGACGTGTATGTGCAGAAGGGCTGCGGCTGGCTGCTCAAGGTCACCGCCGAGATCCATCAGGACGAGGTGGCCGCGTTCCTGCGCACGTGGCACACGGAAATGGCCCGCGACACGTTCCGGTACGCGATCGAGAAGATGGACCCGGAAACTCGGACTTCCCTCATGGCGCTCGGCCAGGGGCCGGATCGGTGA
- a CDS encoding SDR family oxidoreductase, producing the protein MTILVTGATGNVGRPLVEQLLASGHQVRALTRNPQKAGLPAGAQAVAGNLADTAGLARAFDGVTAAHLISFDGEDFSPLTNGAEIVELARRAGVRRVTVLKGDVEKSPLEEAVEAGGLEWTHLSPVEFMSNALEWAESVTSEGVVREAFADARSAMVHEADIAAVAAVALTSDGHAGQEYWLTGPEALTPQDKVRVIAEVLGREVRHVELSQDEIVDQWRRQGYSDEDIEFFVMMRTNPPEAGYTVLPTVEKVTGKPARTFAQWVRENAAAFGG; encoded by the coding sequence ATGACCATTCTCGTAACCGGTGCCACGGGCAACGTCGGACGTCCCCTCGTCGAGCAGCTGCTCGCCTCGGGCCACCAGGTGCGCGCGCTCACCCGCAACCCGCAGAAGGCCGGCCTCCCCGCCGGCGCGCAGGCCGTCGCCGGGAACCTGGCGGACACCGCCGGCCTGGCCCGGGCCTTCGACGGTGTGACCGCCGCGCACCTGATCAGCTTCGACGGCGAGGACTTCTCCCCGCTGACCAACGGTGCGGAGATCGTCGAACTGGCGCGCAGGGCCGGCGTGCGGCGGGTGACGGTCCTCAAGGGCGATGTGGAGAAAAGCCCCCTGGAGGAGGCGGTCGAGGCAGGCGGCCTGGAGTGGACGCACCTCTCGCCGGTGGAGTTCATGTCCAACGCGCTGGAATGGGCCGAGTCGGTCACCTCCGAGGGCGTGGTCCGCGAGGCGTTCGCCGATGCCAGGAGCGCCATGGTGCACGAGGCGGACATCGCCGCGGTCGCCGCCGTCGCCCTGACCTCGGACGGCCACGCGGGCCAGGAGTACTGGCTCACCGGCCCCGAGGCGCTGACACCGCAGGACAAGGTGCGCGTCATCGCCGAGGTCCTCGGCCGGGAGGTGCGCCACGTCGAGTTGTCCCAGGACGAGATCGTCGATCAGTGGCGGCGGCAGGGCTACTCGGACGAGGACATCGAGTTCTTCGTCATGATGCGAACCAACCCGCCGGAGGCCGGTTACACCGTGCTGCCGACAGTGGAGAAGGTCACGGGCAAGCCGGCCCGGACCTTCGCTCAGTGGGTGCGGGAGAACGCGGCCGCTTTCGGCGGCTGA
- a CDS encoding helix-turn-helix transcriptional regulator produces MLETSARLLRLLGLLQTQRDWPGRELSRRLGVSARTVRRDVDKLRALGYPINATGGVGGGYRLGAGASLPPLLLDDEEAVAVAVGLRTAASGAVTGMAETSVRALAKLDRMLPSRLRHQISTLGAAMVALPAPGRTIDASALSAIASAVRDRERLRFDYVSYDGERTVRDVEPYRLVHDARRWYLFAWDTRRSDWRRFRVDRLELRVPTGPRFSPRPLPAEDLVSYLSTGRTTARYRYRAVLTMRGSATEVADEVPTTLGTVEPVDDESCLLRIGSDSLDHLAVWVAAFGFDFVVHEPDELVERLRTLTGRLHRAAWPESDAWARSVRDPAARTGPPRRARR; encoded by the coding sequence ATGTTGGAAACCTCGGCGCGGCTCCTGCGTCTGCTCGGACTGCTGCAGACACAACGCGACTGGCCGGGGCGGGAATTGTCGCGCCGGCTGGGCGTCAGCGCGCGGACCGTCCGGCGCGACGTGGACAAGCTGCGTGCGCTGGGCTACCCGATCAACGCCACCGGCGGTGTGGGCGGGGGCTACCGGTTGGGGGCCGGTGCGTCGCTGCCGCCCCTGCTGCTCGACGACGAGGAGGCGGTGGCCGTGGCGGTGGGGCTGCGGACGGCGGCCTCGGGCGCGGTCACGGGCATGGCGGAGACGTCCGTCAGGGCGCTGGCGAAGCTCGACCGGATGCTGCCGTCCCGGCTGCGCCATCAGATCAGCACACTCGGCGCCGCCATGGTCGCCCTGCCCGCGCCGGGCCGCACGATCGACGCCTCGGCACTGAGCGCGATCGCCTCGGCCGTGCGTGACCGCGAACGGCTCCGGTTCGACTACGTCTCCTACGACGGGGAGCGCACGGTACGCGACGTGGAGCCGTACCGGCTCGTCCACGACGCGCGGCGCTGGTATCTCTTCGCGTGGGACACCCGGCGGTCGGACTGGCGCAGGTTCCGGGTCGACCGGCTGGAGCTCAGGGTGCCGACCGGGCCCCGCTTCAGCCCGCGGCCGCTGCCGGCGGAGGACCTGGTGAGCTACCTGTCGACGGGGCGCACCACCGCCCGGTACCGCTACCGGGCCGTGCTGACGATGCGCGGCTCGGCGACGGAGGTGGCCGACGAGGTGCCGACCACGCTGGGCACGGTGGAACCCGTCGACGACGAGTCGTGCCTGCTGCGCATCGGATCGGACAGCCTGGACCATCTGGCGGTGTGGGTGGCCGCGTTCGGGTTCGACTTCGTCGTGCACGAGCCGGACGAGCTGGTGGAGCGCCTGCGGACGCTCACCGGCCGGCTGCACCGGGCGGCCTGGCCGGAGAGCGACGCGTGGGCCAGGAGCGTCCGCGACCCGGCGGCCCGTACGGGACCGCCGCGAAGAGCGCGACGGTGA
- a CDS encoding DUF5701 family protein: MPDTTPDPSTVLPALPALSAQAERLIELGVHEIAGLSADEIRAFAAEAEAGADGHGGLLAVHPDRAPASALAPLLRRDGKPGFVVVDMPDVDEFTPCALELPDAPLYVVTGIDRGDHMANWSPDEALPALTKEDRTPLVLTEGVHWVLQQPEALERNLCFMTIGSRLRKPNGTLDARTPAIWISNGTGRDGRERRNAPKVGWCWWNNRHTWLGFASATGRRG, from the coding sequence CACGCCCGACCCGTCCACCGTCCTCCCCGCACTCCCGGCCCTGAGCGCGCAGGCCGAGCGGCTGATCGAGCTGGGGGTGCACGAGATCGCCGGGCTGTCCGCCGACGAGATCCGCGCGTTCGCCGCGGAGGCCGAAGCCGGGGCCGATGGCCACGGTGGCCTGCTGGCCGTGCACCCGGACCGGGCCCCCGCCTCCGCCCTCGCGCCACTGCTCCGACGCGACGGCAAGCCGGGCTTCGTCGTCGTCGACATGCCCGACGTCGACGAGTTCACCCCCTGCGCCCTCGAACTGCCCGACGCCCCGCTCTACGTCGTCACCGGCATCGACCGCGGCGACCACATGGCCAACTGGTCGCCGGACGAGGCGCTGCCCGCCCTCACCAAGGAGGACCGCACCCCGCTGGTGCTCACCGAGGGCGTCCACTGGGTGCTCCAGCAGCCCGAGGCCCTGGAGCGCAACCTCTGCTTCATGACCATCGGTTCCCGGCTGCGCAAGCCCAACGGCACCCTGGACGCCCGCACCCCGGCGATCTGGATCAGCAACGGCACCGGCCGGGACGGCCGGGAGCGCCGCAACGCCCCCAAGGTCGGCTGGTGCTGGTGGAACAACCGGCACACCTGGCTGGGCTTCGCCTCCGCGACGGGCCGCAGAGGCTGA